Genomic segment of Acidimicrobiales bacterium:
CGGATCACGCCCCTTCCAACGCCGGAGCGGATCCGCTCCAGGACGGGTCGGCGAGTTCCGCATCGCCGGGAACACCCCGAATCTCCCATTCGGAGGGATTCCAGAGCTCTATGTGGTTGATCGCACCGTGGATGAGGACCGCGGTTTCGAGATGCGCGTACTCCCGCAGGTACGCCGGGATCGCAAGCCGCCCCTGCCGGTCGAGCTCCACGTCCGCCGACCCGGAGGCCCACGCCCGGACCATCTGGCGGTCCTGCGGACTCCGGTCCTGTAGCGACTCCATCTGATCCAGCTTCTGGTCGAACGACTCGGGGGTCCAGATGGCGAGGCAGCGCTCGTTGTGCTTCGAGATGAACGCCTGGGTGTCGAAGGCGGAGCGGAAGCGCGCCGGGAGGATGATCCTCCCCTTCACGTCCAGGGAGTGCTCGTACCTCCCCACGAAGCGCATGGCCACCTGTCACTTCTCCGTCCTCTGTGGCAAGGGTCCCTCCCCTTCACACCACTTTCCTCCACTTTATGATTCTATCCCCCCACTGTCAACCATTCAGACGCCAGATCGGGCAGAAACTGGCAGCCCAGCGCCACCACACACCCTCGCCTCCCTCCGTCCCCCGCTCGGATTGCGGTCCCCCGCCGAGGTCACCCAGGGAGGGCGGAAAGCAACGCCGCGACCAGATCGCTCGGAGCGGCGGGCACGCCGGTGGCCGCAAGCGTCAGGTCGAACTCGGCGCGCCCGCGGGAGCCCGGGTCGAGGGCCAGCAGCCGCAAGAGCTCGGCGGGGCGCCAATCGAGGAGAACCGCCGTTTGGAAAAGAGCCGCGAAGCGGGTCCGCCGCTGGGAGACCCCGACCGCCTTCCTCCCCTCGACAAGCACTTCACCAGGGGCGACGCCGGCGAAGCAGACCCGGCTCGACCATTCGGTCTTCACCAGGCGCTCCTCCCAGACGGCTGCACCTGCGACGCCCACCGAGCCGAGCGCCGCCGCCCACGATTTCCCGACCCACAGCGCCGACCGGCCGACGTCCTGCTCCCAGAGGGGGTCGCCGGCGGGAAGAAGCAGGTCGACCCAAAGGATTTCGGCGGCAGTGACCAGCACGGCCCCGCCGCCGCTTCGCCGGCGGGCCACCTCTACTCCCTCGTGGGCGGCCTCCGCGGAATCGACGTGCTCCTCAGGTTGGGCGCTTCCGAGGACGATCGCCGGCGCAGAGACTTCCATGATCCTGACCGTGCGCGATGCGCCCGGGTCTGAAGTCGCCGCGGCCGAGGAGGCGTGGAGCGCTGACGCCCGGCCGGTTGCTGTTTCTGTTTTCCAGCTCAGGCGGACAGGCTCGCCGACGTGATCGTGAGGTACGGCTCCCAATCCGAGTGGATCGCACCGGAAGCGATGAGAATCCACGTTCTCTGGCGCGGTGCAATCGGGGGCTTCCGGAGCCGCATGCCGCTCTCCTCTGGAGAGCGGTCCCTTTTGCGGGAGTTGCAGGGGCGGCATGACGCGACGACGTTGTCCCACGAGTGGGTACCGCCCCGGCTCCTCGGGACCACGTGATCGATGTTCTCGGCCGAGGCCCCGCAGTACTGGCAACGATGCTCGTCGCGCGCGAACACTGCCCGGCGATTGAGCGAGATCCGCGCCTGGTAAGGCACCTTCACGAAGTGCCACAGCCGGACGACGGACGGCTCGGCGAACGCGGCGCGTGCCGACCTGAACAACCGGTCGGTGGCATGAAGCAGCTCCGCCTTCTCGTCGAGGATGAGCATGAGAGCTCGCTTGCTCGAAACGACGCAAAGAGGCTCGTAGCTGGCGTTGAGCACGAGTGACTGCGCCATCGCCGCCGGAGCCTCTCTTAGGCCGTCTGTATCCGATATGGGGCTGGCAGCAGGTCCCGCCCCGTAAACCCGGTGAGCACGGGCCAGACGTTACCTCGCTTGGCGTCCCATCCGCCGACACCATTCCAGGTAGACGATCAGGTCGCGCCCCTCGACGGCGGCCTTGCTGTCGCCGTACATCGTCTCCAAGCGGAACTTTCGATATTCGCGTGGCGGAAATGGGACAGGCGGCCAGCGCTTCCACCAACGAGGAGGCGCCATGCGGGTCGCCACCAGCCAGAGATCCGGCCGGCGCAACAGGGCGACGGCGGCAGATCCCCGCAGGCCTCTAGGCACTTTCCAGCCCTCTCCAGCCCACCGCGGCGGCTCCGAGCAGCGGGCCCGACGAGCCGAGCTTGCTGCGGACAACCCGGCACCCTCTCGAGAACGACAGTTTGCACCGCTGGTCGACCTCGCGCTGAGCGGCCGCGAAGAACGGTTCACCGAAGCCGAGTGCGACCGATCCCGCGACGGTGGCGAGTTTGAGGTCGAGCAGGTTGGCCACGCTGGCGACCGCTCGGCCCACCAGCCGTCCGGTTCGTTCGATGATCTCCGGGGCCGCCTCCGCCGGCGGGCGTCCCGTTATGGCGGCGATCGCAATTCCGGACGCCTCGCCCTCGAGGCATCCGTAGCCCCCGCACCCGCAGCGGTGGCCATCCGGCTCGACGATCACGTGTCCGATGTGTCCGGCGTTGCCGCCCTCACCTTCGAGAAGCCGGCCGTCAAGAACGATGCCCCCACCTATCCCGGTCGAGACGACCATCGATATGTAGTTGGAACAACCGACGGCGCTCCCCAGCCATCCCTCTGCGAGGGCGAGGGCCTTCGCGTCGTTGTCGACCCAGGTCGGAAGCGCGGTCAGTTCCGCGAGACGGCTCTTGAGAGGGAAGTCCCTCCAACCCGGGATGTTCAAGGGCGAGACGAATCCTCCACCGGGTGACATGGGACCCCCGCATCCCACGCCGCACGCAGCCGGCATGATGGACCCGGACGACGAATCCGGCGCCAACATCTCCAGGACCAGTGGTTCGAGAGCGTCCCACAGTTCGCGGGCGCTGCCCCCCGCGGGTGTCGGTACGCGGCGCTCACGGAGGACCCGGCCCGATCGGTCGACCAAACCCGCCGCGAACTTGGTCCCACCGACGTCGACCGCGAGCACCTGATCAGTCGTCGCCGCCTCGGGTGGAGCCATTTCGGGCAGGGTACGCTACCGGCCAGTCCCCTCGGAGGCGCCAGTGGCGAGACAACCGGCTGCCAAAACCCAAACGATCAGCGGATTCGCAGACACATTCGAGGCGATCGTTGCCAACGTGTCGACCGTCATCCAGGGCAAGGATGAACCGACCCGCCTGGCGTTGGTATGTCTCCTGTCGGAAGGGCACCTCCTGGTCGAGGATGTCCCCGGCGTGGGAAAGACGACCATGGCAAAGGCGCTCGCCCGCTCGTTTGATCTCGACTGGCGCCGCATCCAGTTCACTCCCGATCTACTCCCGTCCGACGTGACCGGGTCGAGCGTGTACGACAGAGAGACGGGATCTTTTTCCTTCAGGCCGGGTGCGGTGTTCGCCAACGTCGTGCTGGCCGACGAGATCAACCGCGCTTCGCCCAAGACTCAGGCGGCCCTTCTCGAAGCTATGCAAGAGCGTCAGGTCACCATCGACAACGTCACCCACTCCCTGCCCGAGCCGTTCCTCGTTATCGCGACGCAGAACCCGGTCGAGTACGAAGGGACCTATCCCCTGCCGGAAAGCCAGCTCGACCGGTTTCTTCTTCGGGTGCGCATGGGCTATCCCGATCGGAACGCCGAGATCGCGATGCTCGACGTCCACGCAATGAGCGACGACGCACTCGTGGATCTCCCGGTTGTCGCCGCCCCCGAGGCCGTGATCCAGATGGTGTCGATCGCGGACCAGGTTCACATTGCGACGTCGTTGAAGGGTTACGTTGTCGACCTCGCTGCGGCCACGAGAAGTCATCCCGCACTTACCCTCGGGATGTCGCCGCGAGCCGTGCTCGCCTTGCAGCGGTCGTCACGAACTCTCGCAGCTTCCCTCGGACGGGAGTACGTGATCCCGGACGACATCAAAGCTGTCTTCGGACCGGTCGTGGAACACCGGCTCGTGCTGTCGCCAGAAGCCGTCGTCTCGGGTGTAGACCTGTCTGACGTGCTCTCCGACGTTCTGCGCATGGTGCCTGTTCCGTCCGGACGACCAGCCGTCTGATGCGCCGCGGCGCCGGCTTGACCCGGCGCGGCTGGGGGCTGCTCGCGGTGGCCCTCGCTCTGGGGGCGAGCGCCTACTTGTTCGGTCTGGACGAGCTGTATCCACTCGGTGCCGGGTCACTCATCCTCGTCGTCGCGGCGCGCGGCTGGGTTGCCAACTCAACTTGGGACGTGAGGATCTCACGGACCATCCGGCCGTCGCGACTTCCCGAAGGAGCAGAAGCGAGGGTGCATGTCACGGCGCGCAATCAGGACCGTAGAAGGTCGCCCGTCGTGGTTGTGCGAGACCGCTTCGAAGGCGGGAGGGTCGCAGCAGCTTTCGCGGTCGCTCCGCTCGAACCAGGAGAAGCGCGCGGCGCCAGCTACCGCCTCCCCGCCGTCCGTCGTGGCTTGTACCGCCTGGTCGCTCTCGAAGTGGAGCTCTGCGATCCGTTCGGCCTTGCTCGTGTTACTCGGGTCGGCGCGCCCGGAGGATCGCTGACCGTCCATCCCCGAATCGAGTCACTGATCCATGGCTCGATTCCTTCGGACAGCGAGAGAGATCGCCGGGTGCCTCTTCCGGTGTTGGGTCGGGGAGGCGACGAGTTCTACGGGCTTCGCGAGTACGCACCGGGCGATGACCTACGGCGCGTCCATTGGGTCTCTACCGCGCGAGTGGACGAGCTGATGATCCGCCAGCCCGAGAATCTGTGGCGGGGGCGAACGACGATCGTGGTTGACACGAGATCTCACGCGCACAGCTCACAGACCTTCGAGGGTTCGTTGTCCGCGGCAGCAACCTTGGCGGTCGCGACCCTGCGATCCGGAATGCAGGCTCGGCTGGTGCTAACCGGAGGTGTCGACACCGGCTACGGGAACGGAACGGGACACGAAGCGACCATTCTCGACACGCTCGCAGTAAGCGAGCCGAGGCGGGGCGAGGGGCTCTCGGATGAACTCCGCTTTGCGAGGCTTTCCGGACCGCTCGTGCTCATCACCAGCGATATGACGACCGCCGACGAGATAGGTGCAGTACTGAGGACGGCGGGACGGTCGTCGGCGGCGGTAGTCGTTTTTGCGCGGGAGCGACGGCGCGAATCTGTCGCCGGCGACGAGGCTCGGGCATCCGCGCGGACGTCGAAATGGCGACAGGTGGTTGTCCAGCCGGGCATGAGCTTTCGCGCCGCGTGGATCGGCGCTGGCAAGGTTGGCGTGCGATGCTGACCGCGCCGGAGCGACCCAGGCTGACATCCACGAGCGGAGCGCGCGCCCAGCGTCCCCGGGGTGCGACGGGACCGAACCAAAGCGCGCGAATCGCTGGGGACGCCGCGGCCACCGGTGCCTTGTTACTGCTGACGCTCGTTTCGGCATGGGGGATGTTCCGGGTCTTCGCCGGCAACCGCTGGATCGCTCCGGTGGTGGTCACCGCGTTGGTGGTTCACGCAGTGTCGTGGGGCGCACGCCAACTTCGGATACCGGCCTCCGTAGCCGTAGTCATCGGTGTCGCCGCGGTCGCGCTCACATCGGTCTGGACGCTCATCGGCTCGACAACTACATACGGCATTCCTACCGGGTCAACGGTCAGCACCGCGTTCCACGCGTTGAGAAACGCCTACCGGGACATCCCGAATGTCGTGTCCCCCGTACAAGGGACGACCGGCTTCGTTCTCGCCGCTGCGCTGGGAACAGGCCTCGTCGCGTTGTTCGGGGACTGGCTGGCATTCAGGGTTCGCTCTGCGCTTTGGGGATTGGTGCCGGCGTTCGTTCTGTTCATGACGTGCTGCGTCGTCGGATACGGGCCGGGCCGGCAGTGGGCGGTGATATCCGAAGCCGGCGCCCTGCTTGCATTCGTCTTACTTCACCGGAGTTCTTCGGCCGGCGCTGGCGTTCCCTGGCTGGGCGGAATAGCCACCGGTGCCGCCAGGTGGGCGCTTCCGTCCGGGGCTCTCGTCGCCGCCCTGACGATGCTCATCGTCGTCCTGGTCGCGCCTGTGTCGGAGGGTGTGGAAGGAAG
This window contains:
- the mraZ gene encoding division/cell wall cluster transcriptional repressor MraZ, yielding MRFVGRYEHSLDVKGRIILPARFRSAFDTQAFISKHNERCLAIWTPESFDQKLDQMESLQDRSPQDRQMVRAWASGSADVELDRQGRLAIPAYLREYAHLETAVLIHGAINHIELWNPSEWEIRGVPGDAELADPSWSGSAPALEGA
- a CDS encoding ROK family protein, translated to MAPPEAATTDQVLAVDVGGTKFAAGLVDRSGRVLRERRVPTPAGGSARELWDALEPLVLEMLAPDSSSGSIMPAACGVGCGGPMSPGGGFVSPLNIPGWRDFPLKSRLAELTALPTWVDNDAKALALAEGWLGSAVGCSNYISMVVSTGIGGGIVLDGRLLEGEGGNAGHIGHVIVEPDGHRCGCGGYGCLEGEASGIAIAAITGRPPAEAAPEIIERTGRLVGRAVASVANLLDLKLATVAGSVALGFGEPFFAAAQREVDQRCKLSFSRGCRVVRSKLGSSGPLLGAAAVGWRGLESA
- a CDS encoding MoxR family ATPase, which translates into the protein MARQPAAKTQTISGFADTFEAIVANVSTVIQGKDEPTRLALVCLLSEGHLLVEDVPGVGKTTMAKALARSFDLDWRRIQFTPDLLPSDVTGSSVYDRETGSFSFRPGAVFANVVLADEINRASPKTQAALLEAMQERQVTIDNVTHSLPEPFLVIATQNPVEYEGTYPLPESQLDRFLLRVRMGYPDRNAEIAMLDVHAMSDDALVDLPVVAAPEAVIQMVSIADQVHIATSLKGYVVDLAAATRSHPALTLGMSPRAVLALQRSSRTLAASLGREYVIPDDIKAVFGPVVEHRLVLSPEAVVSGVDLSDVLSDVLRMVPVPSGRPAV
- a CDS encoding HNH endonuclease, translated to MAQSLVLNASYEPLCVVSSKRALMLILDEKAELLHATDRLFRSARAAFAEPSVVRLWHFVKVPYQARISLNRRAVFARDEHRCQYCGASAENIDHVVPRSRGGTHSWDNVVASCRPCNSRKRDRSPEESGMRLRKPPIAPRQRTWILIASGAIHSDWEPYLTITSASLSA
- a CDS encoding DUF58 domain-containing protein; this encodes MRRGAGLTRRGWGLLAVALALGASAYLFGLDELYPLGAGSLILVVAARGWVANSTWDVRISRTIRPSRLPEGAEARVHVTARNQDRRRSPVVVVRDRFEGGRVAAAFAVAPLEPGEARGASYRLPAVRRGLYRLVALEVELCDPFGLARVTRVGAPGGSLTVHPRIESLIHGSIPSDSERDRRVPLPVLGRGGDEFYGLREYAPGDDLRRVHWVSTARVDELMIRQPENLWRGRTTIVVDTRSHAHSSQTFEGSLSAAATLAVATLRSGMQARLVLTGGVDTGYGNGTGHEATILDTLAVSEPRRGEGLSDELRFARLSGPLVLITSDMTTADEIGAVLRTAGRSSAAVVVFARERRRESVAGDEARASARTSKWRQVVVQPGMSFRAAWIGAGKVGVRC